In Miscanthus floridulus cultivar M001 chromosome 5, ASM1932011v1, whole genome shotgun sequence, one genomic interval encodes:
- the LOC136553237 gene encoding uncharacterized protein translates to MGADYYKVLGVDRGAGDDDLKKAYRKLAMRWHPDKNSTNKKEAETKFKEISVAYEVLSDPKKRAIYDQLGEEGLKGQPPPGAGAGGPGAFPFFPGGAHSTAHHFNPRSADDIFKEFFGFPGMGGMGGMRAEPGFQRSMFGNDIFSSRFGAEGSTSMQQPSHKPPAIENRLPVSLADLYKGVTKKMKISRETIDASGRISNAEDILTIEVKPGWKKGTKITFPDKGNEAPNMKPADIVFIIDEKPHDVFTRDGNDLVMTEKISLVEALTGYTARVTTLDGRSLSLPINSIIHPNYEEVIPREGMPIPKDPTKKGNLRIKFNIMFPSRLTSDQKAGIKRLLGS, encoded by the exons ATGGGGGCCGATTACTACAAGGTCCTCGGCGTCGACCGCGGCGCCGGCGACGACGACCTCAAGAAGGCCTATCGGAAGCTCGCCATGCGATGGCACCCCGACAAGAACTCCACCAACAAGAAAGAGGCGGAAACCAAGTTCAAGGAGATCTCTGTGGCATACGAG GTCCTTAGCGATCCCAAGAAACGTGCAATCTATGATCAGCTAGGGGAAGAAGGGCTCAAGGGTCAGCCACccccaggagcaggagcaggaggtcCTGGCGCATTTCCCTTTTTCCCTGGCGGGGCTCATTCCACCGCTCACCATTTTAATCCGAGGAGCGCGGACGATATATTTAAAGAGTTCTTTGGATTCCCTGGCATGGGTGGCATGGGCGGCATGAGAGCAGAACCAGGATTCCAGAGGTCAATGTTTGGCAACGATATCTTCTCTTCACGCTTTGGCGCTGAGGGTTCCACCAGTATGCAGCAGCCATCGCACAAGCCACCTGCAATTGAGAATAGACTTCCAGTCAGCCTTGCAGATCTGTACAAGGGTGTGACAAAAAAGATGAAAATCTCAAGAGAGACTATAGATGCCAGTGG GAGAATCTCAAACGCAGAGGATATTCTGACAATAGAAGTAAAGCCTGGTTGGAAGAAGGGAACAAAAATTACGTTTCCTGACAAGGGAAATGAAGCTCCAAATATGAAACCTGCTGATATTGTTTTCATCATTGATGAGAAGCCCCATGATGTTTTCACTCGGGATGGGAATGATCTTGTCATGACTGAGAAAATCTCACTGGTGGAAGCACTGACTGGCTATACTGCACGTGTCACTACGCTTGACGGGCGGAGCCTATCATTACCCATCAACTCAATAATCCATCCGAACTACGAAGAGGTAATCCCTAGAGAGGGCATGCCAATACCCAAGGACCCCACTAAGAAAGGAAATCTGCGGATTAAGTTCAACATAATGTTCCCTTCTAGGCTGACTTCTGATCAGAAGGCTGGGATCAAAAGGCTATTGGGTTCTTAG